From the genome of Streptomyces sp. NBC_01260, one region includes:
- a CDS encoding pyruvate dehydrogenase: MAKQNVSEQFVDILARAGVKRLYGVVGDSLNPVVDAIRRHSGMEWVQVRHEETAAFAAGAEAQITGTLAACAGSCGPGNLHLINGLYDAHRSMAPVLALASHIPSSEIGLGYFQETHPELLFQECSHYNEMISNPQQMPRLLQTAIQHAIGQGGVSVVSMPGDIASQPAPEKSIEHAMVTSRPTVRPGDEEIEKLCRMVDEAKRVTLFCGSGTAGAHAEVMEFAERVKAPVGHALRGKEWIQYDNPYDVGMSGLLGYGAAYEATHECDLLILLGTDFPYNAFLPTDVKIVQVDVRPEHLGRRSKLDLAVWGDVRETLRCLTPRVKAKTDRKFLDRMLKKHADALEGVIKAYTRKVDKHVPIHPEYVASVLDELADEDAVFTVDTGMCNVWAARYLSPNGKRRVIGSFSHGSMANALPQAIGAQFTDRNRQVVSMSGDGGFTMLMGDFLTLVQYNLPVKVVLFNNSSLGMVELEMLVAGLPSFGTTNKNPDFAAIARASGAYGVRVEKPKELEGALKDAFRHKGPALVDVVTDPNALSIPPKISADMVTGFALSASKIVLDGGVGRMVQMARSNLRNMPRP, from the coding sequence ATGGCCAAGCAGAACGTGTCGGAGCAGTTCGTCGACATCCTCGCCCGCGCGGGAGTCAAGCGCCTGTACGGGGTCGTCGGCGACAGCCTCAACCCCGTGGTCGACGCCATCCGCCGGCACTCGGGGATGGAATGGGTCCAGGTCAGACACGAGGAGACGGCCGCGTTCGCCGCCGGTGCCGAAGCGCAGATCACCGGCACACTGGCGGCCTGCGCCGGATCGTGCGGCCCCGGCAATCTCCACCTCATCAACGGCCTCTACGACGCACACCGCTCCATGGCACCCGTGCTCGCGCTCGCCTCGCACATCCCGTCGAGCGAGATCGGCCTCGGCTACTTCCAGGAGACCCATCCGGAGCTGCTCTTCCAGGAGTGCAGCCACTACAACGAGATGATCTCCAACCCGCAGCAGATGCCGCGGCTGCTCCAGACGGCCATCCAGCACGCGATCGGCCAGGGCGGTGTCAGCGTCGTCTCGATGCCGGGCGACATCGCCTCGCAGCCCGCACCGGAGAAGTCGATCGAGCACGCGATGGTCACCTCGCGGCCCACCGTGCGGCCGGGCGACGAGGAGATCGAGAAGCTCTGCCGCATGGTCGACGAGGCCAAACGGGTGACGCTGTTCTGCGGAAGCGGGACGGCGGGCGCGCACGCCGAGGTGATGGAGTTCGCCGAGCGGGTGAAGGCCCCGGTCGGCCACGCGCTGCGCGGCAAGGAGTGGATCCAGTACGACAACCCGTACGACGTCGGGATGAGCGGCCTGCTCGGCTACGGCGCCGCCTACGAGGCCACCCACGAGTGCGATCTGCTGATCCTGCTCGGTACGGACTTCCCGTACAACGCCTTCCTGCCCACCGATGTGAAGATCGTCCAGGTCGATGTGCGGCCCGAGCACCTGGGCCGCCGCTCCAAGCTCGATCTGGCGGTCTGGGGCGATGTCCGCGAGACGCTCCGCTGTCTGACCCCGCGGGTGAAGGCGAAGACCGACCGCAAGTTCCTCGACCGGATGCTCAAGAAGCACGCCGACGCGCTGGAGGGCGTGATCAAGGCGTACACCCGCAAGGTCGACAAGCACGTCCCGATCCACCCGGAGTACGTGGCATCGGTGCTGGACGAACTTGCCGACGAAGACGCGGTGTTCACGGTCGACACGGGCATGTGCAACGTCTGGGCGGCCCGCTATCTGTCGCCGAACGGCAAACGCCGGGTGATCGGTTCGTTCAGCCACGGCTCGATGGCCAACGCACTGCCGCAGGCCATCGGCGCGCAGTTCACGGACCGGAACCGGCAGGTCGTCTCGATGTCCGGGGACGGCGGATTCACCATGCTGATGGGGGACTTCCTGACCCTCGTCCAGTACAACCTGCCGGTGAAGGTGGTTCTGTTCAACAACTCCTCGCTGGGCATGGTCGAACTGGAGATGCTGGTGGCCGGACTGCCGTCGTTCGGTACGACCAACAAGAACCCGGACTTCGCGGCGATCGCGCGGGCCTCGGGGGCGTACGGCGTACGTGTCGAGAAGCCCAAGGAGCTCGAAGGCGCCCTGAAGGACGCCTTCAGGCACAAGGGGCCGGCCCTCGTCGACGTCGT
- a CDS encoding protein phosphatase 2C domain-containing protein translates to MSQQGERPAAHEDDWWRRLYDESAPDAGASQAADSLDDRFDSASDALGPDGREAYEAAAAVPGPRVAPPEAVRTAQTPPVPPPAPPPPREESERAPWEPPAGVSGPRTFAGPVPAAPPPPAEPAPVPPPPPLADPRVPQNLPPGQDVEVPAPIAGAEAPHVAQAPRPASYVGARPPTYDAEPTALPATDPREIHALVADTVLDGASYGTYTLRAASVRGDSARFRGEPRRDALVTVRFGAAESALVLVAVAGGARTAEGVHPAAADACRWIGEAVGRSHARLSEDIRAGRRGALKSGLHRLADRSYGKLRARAAELGLEAHEYTAGLRCLLLSADPDCRTRVFFGVGGGGLFRLRDGSWQDLEPEVPHPGELAGEGVVGFGSASSPESGPDGERLTMDLGITTAPAPYIESPVPPPAEPFRFRASVARPGDTLLLCSNGLADPLRDEPALADELAERWAPGRAPGLAAFLADTQLRVKGYADDRTAVGVWEA, encoded by the coding sequence ATGAGTCAGCAGGGGGAGAGGCCCGCCGCCCACGAGGACGACTGGTGGCGCAGGCTGTACGACGAATCCGCCCCGGACGCCGGGGCGAGCCAGGCGGCCGACAGTCTCGACGACCGCTTCGACTCGGCGTCGGACGCCTTGGGGCCCGACGGCCGTGAGGCGTACGAGGCCGCCGCGGCGGTGCCCGGGCCGCGTGTCGCGCCGCCGGAGGCCGTCCGGACGGCGCAGACCCCGCCCGTTCCGCCCCCGGCTCCACCGCCGCCGCGCGAGGAGTCGGAACGCGCTCCTTGGGAGCCCCCGGCCGGTGTGTCCGGGCCCCGCACCTTCGCGGGCCCGGTACCGGCAGCGCCGCCGCCGCCCGCCGAACCGGCGCCCGTGCCGCCCCCGCCTCCCCTCGCCGATCCCCGTGTCCCGCAGAACCTGCCGCCCGGCCAGGACGTGGAGGTCCCGGCCCCTATCGCCGGGGCGGAAGCACCCCACGTGGCGCAAGCGCCCCGCCCCGCCTCGTACGTGGGCGCCCGGCCGCCCACGTACGACGCCGAGCCCACCGCGCTGCCCGCCACCGACCCGCGCGAGATCCACGCCCTCGTCGCCGACACCGTGCTCGACGGCGCCAGCTACGGCACGTACACCCTGCGGGCCGCCTCCGTGCGCGGTGACTCCGCACGGTTCCGGGGCGAGCCCCGGCGCGACGCGCTGGTCACCGTGCGCTTCGGCGCCGCCGAGAGCGCCCTCGTCCTAGTCGCCGTCGCGGGCGGCGCCCGTACCGCCGAGGGCGTGCATCCGGCCGCCGCCGATGCCTGCCGCTGGATCGGCGAGGCTGTCGGACGCAGCCATGCCCGGCTCTCCGAGGACATACGGGCGGGCCGCCGCGGCGCACTCAAATCGGGCCTGCACCGGCTCGCCGACCGCAGCTACGGCAAACTCCGTGCCCGCGCCGCCGAACTCGGACTCGAAGCGCACGAGTACACGGCGGGCCTGCGCTGCCTCCTGCTGTCCGCCGACCCCGACTGCCGCACCCGGGTCTTCTTCGGCGTCGGCGGCGGAGGGCTCTTCCGGCTTCGCGACGGCAGCTGGCAGGACCTCGAACCGGAGGTTCCGCACCCCGGCGAACTCGCCGGGGAGGGGGTGGTCGGCTTCGGCTCGGCGTCGTCCCCCGAGAGCGGGCCGGACGGCGAGCGGCTGACCATGGACCTGGGGATCACCACCGCCCCGGCCCCGTACATCGAGAGCCCGGTCCCGCCGCCCGCCGAGCCGTTCCGGTTCCGGGCCTCGGTCGCCCGGCCGGGCGACACCCTGCTGCTGTGCAGCAACGGTCTGGCGGATCCGCTGCGCGACGAGCCGGCGCTGGCCGATGAGCTCGCCGAGCGCTGGGCACCCGGCCGGGCGCCGGGTCTCGCGGCGTTCCTCGCGGACACCCAGCTCAGGGTCAAGGGTTACGCCGACGACCGGACGGCGGTCGGCGTCTGGGAGGCGTAA
- a CDS encoding S8 family peptidase produces the protein MRPISRTALGAATAAVLAVTVIAPSVAAPQGDTTAKRPLTGSAAAAAEGGGSKPVTVTLVTGDKVLVSKDSSGNATATALAREDGTFPLVQTRRSGKDLYVYPDTAAKALATGTVDEELFNVTGLIRQGYDDAHADSVPLIATYTKDTARSAPATPRGAERGLALPVIDGVALKADKAKAAGFWADITGARSRSAAGMKKLWLDRKVEASLDRSTKQIRADLAWAAGYDGKGTKVAVLDTGADAEHPDLKGRITGSENFTDSDTTDDRQGHGTHTLSTVGGSGAASDGKKKGVAPGADLLVGKVLNDSGSGDSSWIIAGMQWAVDQKADVVSMSLGSPTPTDCTDPMSLAAEEFGKSKDTLFVIAAGNAGPTLNTVSSPGCAPSVLTVGAVDRDDSTAQFSSRGPAIVSHTLKPEIAAPGVAISAAAAGGRGVYAYRSMSGTSMATPHVAGAAAIVKERHPDWTAQQIKAALVSSAKSDIPGDVRETGGGRLDVKAAIDTTVTGAPAVQGGTFNWPQDKSDRTTVQVPYTNTGTKPVKLSLKVQGVTGNDGSAVRSSVAALGANSVTVPAGGTAQVPLRLDPAAHLQDSQYGDVTGRVLATATGGVKVSTPFSLYVGAETVTLRVKLIDRTGRPAAGSSSLDLIGTDDASGERRFNDGSTDQVYRVRPGAYFVSSFITSPNPKDATGRLVGSVGYLARPELKVTKDTTLVLDARKAHRLRIRTEDRSSETRSTTLAFGRTWDGAWMHAGSVTAPGIIDDYLVDIQGRAHDGDFEFDSFWRAYAPLVKNLSVVGGAELHPRSAGGGSTGLDGKGQATLVDAGAGTPEELKAAGVNGRLALVEVPDDESNVYNLARNAKAAGATAVIAHRPSAGPWQPSFGYAPAPVPVLGIETSEAAALTAALAEGPVTLRWEATANSPFVYNLGFPETGPVTSDRTYTVRDRKLARSTSTYESMGVAADYVDALSVSRPYGASFFIGGFDTVAVPGTRTEYSSADDMSWQRYLSSSFPWGETMTDVARSYRAGSERAEHWYGGVLVPVAPRDATGGLQLAGERQDNLLGVAPAFVGDSEHTGIQGSFGDLGSMRLTSGGKVIGTSSYPFGTFTVPAEDAPYELSLFTTKIGGPAQVWKRSTSTETTWKFRSHRDESAYSQGLALLFPGYDLPSDGMKTLAAKDGQKIGLSVTGHAGYTPGKLTAVKVSYSYDAGETWTGATTAQQGGRWTATVNHADAAGKPVTLRTELTDAKGNSVVQTVTDAYAVR, from the coding sequence ATGCGTCCGATATCGCGTACGGCACTGGGAGCGGCCACCGCCGCGGTCCTGGCCGTCACGGTGATCGCGCCGTCCGTGGCAGCGCCACAGGGCGACACGACCGCGAAGAGACCGCTGACCGGCAGTGCGGCGGCGGCCGCCGAGGGTGGGGGAAGCAAGCCGGTCACCGTCACACTGGTCACCGGCGACAAGGTGCTGGTGAGCAAGGACAGTTCGGGGAACGCCACGGCCACCGCACTGGCCCGCGAGGACGGCACCTTCCCCCTCGTGCAGACCCGCCGCTCCGGCAAGGACCTCTACGTCTACCCGGACACCGCGGCCAAGGCGCTCGCCACCGGCACGGTGGACGAGGAACTCTTCAACGTCACCGGGCTGATCCGCCAGGGCTACGACGACGCGCACGCGGACTCCGTACCGCTCATCGCCACCTACACCAAGGACACCGCCCGCAGCGCGCCCGCCACCCCGCGCGGCGCCGAGCGCGGACTCGCCCTCCCGGTCATCGACGGTGTGGCGCTCAAGGCGGACAAGGCGAAGGCCGCCGGGTTCTGGGCGGACATCACCGGCGCCCGCTCCCGCTCCGCCGCCGGAATGAAGAAGCTCTGGCTGGACCGCAAGGTCGAGGCCAGCCTCGACAGGTCCACCAAGCAGATCCGCGCCGACCTCGCCTGGGCGGCGGGCTACGACGGCAAGGGCACCAAGGTCGCCGTCCTGGACACCGGCGCCGACGCCGAACACCCGGACCTCAAGGGCCGGATCACCGGGTCGGAGAACTTCACCGACTCCGACACCACCGACGACCGCCAGGGCCACGGCACCCACACCCTCTCCACCGTGGGCGGCTCCGGCGCGGCCAGTGACGGCAAGAAGAAGGGTGTCGCCCCCGGCGCGGACCTGCTCGTCGGCAAGGTGCTCAACGACAGCGGATCGGGCGATTCCTCCTGGATCATCGCGGGCATGCAGTGGGCCGTCGACCAGAAGGCCGACGTCGTCTCCATGAGCCTGGGCAGCCCCACCCCGACCGACTGCACCGACCCGATGAGCCTGGCAGCCGAGGAGTTCGGCAAGAGCAAGGACACCCTGTTCGTCATCGCGGCCGGCAACGCGGGCCCCACCCTCAACACCGTCTCCTCGCCCGGCTGCGCGCCCAGCGTGCTGACCGTCGGCGCGGTCGACCGGGACGACTCCACCGCCCAGTTCTCCAGCCGCGGGCCCGCGATCGTCTCGCACACCCTCAAGCCCGAGATCGCCGCCCCGGGCGTCGCGATCTCGGCCGCCGCGGCAGGCGGCCGCGGGGTCTACGCCTACCGGTCGATGTCCGGAACCTCGATGGCCACCCCGCATGTCGCGGGCGCCGCCGCCATCGTCAAGGAACGCCACCCCGACTGGACCGCACAGCAGATCAAGGCGGCACTCGTGTCGTCCGCGAAGAGCGACATCCCCGGTGATGTACGTGAGACCGGCGGTGGCCGGCTCGACGTCAAGGCGGCCATCGACACGACCGTGACCGGCGCGCCCGCGGTCCAGGGTGGCACCTTCAACTGGCCGCAGGACAAGAGCGACCGCACCACCGTCCAGGTCCCGTACACCAACACGGGCACCAAGCCGGTGAAGCTGTCGCTCAAGGTGCAGGGTGTCACCGGCAACGACGGTTCGGCCGTCCGGTCCTCCGTCGCCGCACTCGGCGCGAACAGCGTCACCGTGCCCGCCGGCGGGACGGCACAGGTCCCGCTGAGGCTCGACCCGGCCGCGCACCTCCAGGACAGCCAGTACGGCGACGTCACCGGCCGGGTCCTGGCCACCGCCACCGGCGGGGTGAAGGTCTCCACCCCGTTCTCGCTGTACGTCGGCGCCGAGACCGTCACCCTGCGCGTCAAGCTGATCGACCGCACCGGCAGGCCCGCCGCGGGCTCCTCCTCGCTCGACCTCATCGGCACCGACGACGCGAGCGGCGAGCGCCGCTTCAACGACGGCTCGACCGACCAGGTGTACCGGGTGCGCCCCGGCGCCTACTTCGTCTCGAGTTTCATCACGTCGCCGAACCCGAAGGACGCCACCGGGCGGCTCGTCGGATCGGTCGGCTACCTCGCCCGCCCCGAACTGAAGGTCACCAAGGACACCACACTGGTGCTCGACGCCCGCAAGGCGCACAGGCTCCGGATCAGGACCGAGGACCGGTCGAGCGAGACCCGCTCCACGACCCTCGCCTTCGGCCGTACCTGGGACGGCGCCTGGATGCACGCGGGTTCGGTGACCGCCCCCGGCATCATTGACGACTACCTCGTCGACATCCAGGGCCGGGCACACGACGGCGACTTCGAGTTCGACAGCTTCTGGCGGGCCTACGCCCCGCTGGTCAAGAACCTCTCGGTCGTCGGCGGCGCGGAGCTGCACCCCCGCAGCGCCGGAGGGGGCTCCACCGGCCTCGACGGCAAGGGACAGGCCACGCTCGTCGACGCGGGCGCCGGCACCCCCGAGGAGCTGAAGGCCGCCGGGGTCAACGGCAGGCTCGCCCTGGTCGAGGTCCCCGACGACGAATCGAACGTCTACAACCTGGCCCGCAACGCCAAGGCGGCCGGCGCCACCGCGGTCATCGCGCACCGCCCGTCGGCCGGTCCCTGGCAGCCCTCGTTCGGCTACGCACCGGCTCCCGTCCCCGTACTCGGCATCGAGACCTCCGAGGCCGCCGCGCTGACCGCCGCCCTGGCGGAAGGCCCGGTGACCCTGCGCTGGGAGGCCACCGCCAACAGCCCGTTCGTCTACAACCTCGGCTTCCCCGAGACCGGGCCGGTCACCTCGGACCGTACGTACACCGTCCGCGACCGAAAGCTGGCCAGGTCCACCTCCACCTATGAGTCGATGGGCGTCGCGGCGGACTACGTCGACGCACTCTCCGTCTCCCGCCCCTACGGCGCCTCCTTCTTCATCGGCGGATTCGACACGGTCGCCGTCCCCGGCACCCGTACCGAGTACTCCTCCGCCGACGACATGAGCTGGCAGCGTTACCTCTCCTCCAGCTTCCCCTGGGGCGAGACCATGACCGACGTGGCGCGGAGCTACCGGGCCGGGTCCGAGCGCGCGGAGCACTGGTACGGAGGTGTGCTGGTCCCGGTCGCCCCGCGTGACGCGACGGGCGGTCTGCAACTGGCCGGCGAGCGCCAGGACAATCTGCTCGGTGTCGCCCCCGCCTTCGTCGGTGACAGCGAACACACCGGCATCCAGGGGTCGTTCGGTGACCTCGGCAGTATGCGGCTCACCAGCGGCGGCAAGGTGATCGGCACCAGCTCCTACCCGTTCGGCACCTTCACGGTTCCGGCCGAGGACGCACCGTACGAACTCTCCCTGTTCACCACGAAGATCGGCGGCCCCGCGCAGGTCTGGAAGCGGTCCACCTCCACCGAGACCACCTGGAAGTTCCGTTCGCACCGGGACGAGAGCGCCTACTCCCAGGGCCTCGCGCTGCTCTTCCCGGGCTACGACCTGCCGTCGGACGGCATGAAGACCCTCGCGGCGAAGGACGGTCAGAAGATCGGGCTGAGCGTCACGGGTCACGCCGGCTACACGCCCGGCAAGCTGACCGCGGTCAAGGTCTCGTACTCGTACGACGCCGGTGAGACCTGGACCGGGGCCACCACCGCACAGCAGGGCGGCCGTTGGACCGCGACCGTGAACCACGCGGACGCGGCCGGCAAGCCGGTCACCCTGCGGACCGAACTGACGGACGCCAAGGGCAACTCCGTCGTCCAGACCGTGACCGACGCCTACGCCGTGCGCTGA
- a CDS encoding helix-turn-helix domain-containing protein: protein MLGAIGLDEIQESAYRALVAVGAAEVPDLAHRLALPEPETERALRRLEQHGLAAQSSARTGRWVAAPPGVALGALLTQQRHELEQAELAAVLLAEEYRVDAAEPAVHDLVEVVTGASAVAHRFHQLQLGATSEVCALVTGKPIAVSGLDNESEEQAATRGVTFRVVVEREVLALPSGILELSAALSRDEQCRVVDRVPTKLVVADASLAMVPLTGRGAEPAALVVHASGLLESLMGLFEAVWREAMPLRLGESGLLREDVTGPDPTDLEVLSLLLAGLTDASVAKQLELGLRTVQRRVKGLMELTGVSTRLQLGWHAYERGWVSREPRL, encoded by the coding sequence ATGCTGGGAGCCATAGGACTCGACGAGATACAGGAGTCGGCCTACCGCGCGCTGGTGGCGGTGGGGGCCGCGGAGGTCCCCGATCTCGCGCACCGGCTGGCCCTTCCGGAACCGGAGACCGAACGGGCGCTGCGCAGGCTGGAGCAGCACGGTCTGGCCGCCCAGTCCTCGGCCCGTACGGGGCGGTGGGTGGCGGCGCCGCCGGGCGTCGCGCTGGGCGCGCTGCTGACGCAGCAGCGCCATGAGCTGGAGCAGGCGGAGCTGGCGGCGGTGCTGCTGGCCGAGGAGTACCGGGTGGACGCCGCCGAACCCGCCGTCCACGACCTGGTCGAAGTGGTCACCGGCGCGAGCGCGGTGGCGCACCGGTTCCACCAGCTCCAGCTGGGTGCGACGAGCGAGGTGTGCGCCCTGGTCACCGGGAAGCCGATCGCGGTCAGCGGTCTCGACAACGAGTCCGAGGAGCAGGCCGCCACCCGCGGGGTGACGTTCCGGGTGGTGGTCGAGCGCGAGGTGCTGGCGCTGCCGTCCGGGATCCTGGAGCTGTCGGCGGCGCTGAGCCGCGACGAGCAGTGCCGGGTCGTGGACCGGGTACCGACGAAGCTGGTCGTCGCCGATGCCTCGCTGGCGATGGTTCCGCTGACCGGTCGCGGCGCGGAGCCCGCGGCCCTGGTCGTGCACGCCTCCGGGCTGCTGGAGTCGCTGATGGGACTCTTCGAGGCGGTGTGGCGCGAGGCGATGCCGCTGCGGCTCGGCGAGAGCGGGCTGCTGCGGGAGGACGTGACCGGGCCCGATCCGACGGATCTGGAGGTCCTGTCGCTGCTGCTCGCCGGGCTGACCGATGCCAGTGTGGCGAAACAGCTGGAACTGGGGCTGCGGACCGTGCAGCGCCGGGTCAAGGGGCTGATGGAGCTCACCGGGGTGTCGACCCGGCTGCAACTGGGCTGGCACGCCTACGAGCGGGGCTGGGTGTCCCGCGAGCCGCGCCTCTGA
- a CDS encoding DUF456 domain-containing protein, whose translation MSVWQLVAVGLVILLGLIGVLVPGVPGQAIVWAAVLWWALADNTPAAWGVLIGATALLLLNQALKPLLPPRRPHESGAPHRTLTLGGIGAIIGFFVVPVVGAIAGYVGVIYGAERLRLGSWGAGWASVRSVMRATGYSVLVELLACLLVTGAWLGVLISR comes from the coding sequence ATGAGTGTGTGGCAGCTCGTCGCCGTCGGCCTGGTCATCCTGCTCGGCCTGATCGGTGTACTGGTGCCCGGTGTGCCCGGTCAGGCGATCGTCTGGGCCGCTGTCCTGTGGTGGGCGCTGGCGGACAACACCCCGGCCGCCTGGGGCGTGCTGATCGGCGCCACGGCCCTCCTGCTGCTGAACCAGGCACTGAAGCCGCTGCTGCCGCCGCGCCGCCCGCATGAGTCGGGTGCGCCGCACAGGACGCTGACGCTCGGCGGGATCGGTGCGATCATCGGCTTCTTCGTCGTCCCGGTGGTGGGCGCGATCGCGGGGTACGTGGGCGTGATCTACGGGGCGGAGCGGCTGCGGCTGGGCAGCTGGGGGGCGGGGTGGGCCTCGGTCCGCTCGGTGATGCGGGCCACCGGCTACTCCGTACTGGTCGAACTGCTCGCCTGCCTGTTGGTGACAGGGGCATGGCTGGGCGTGCTGATTTCGCGCTGA
- a CDS encoding glycosyl hydrolase family 95 catalytic domain-containing protein, with the protein MPTAPDPASSPRTGSPSPAPSRRTVLATGTALGGALVAGGAAVPAQAAAPAAAAAAPVAVYSPADSWNTVLDDADLYWQKLPKTWYEGPYLGNGRLGSGIYAEPGAETTAIRFNVQHSEVQDHRPEYGSLFGLARLPIGHFTLEPAGTITGIDWRMRLRTAELQGTVTTSAGTLTLRAFIQSTGDVLAVEVTPSAGERDFRWVFHPAEAISPRAAFKPLPDGYTGNPPAVVEQHGGASAAVQSLLGGGQHVTAWRERARGAKRTLYATVAHSHPRNTARERALRTVTVASALPYTLLSAPHRAWWDRFYRKSFLSLPDARLQRFYWIQLYKTASAARKDAPVMATSGPWLEPTPWPNTWWNLNVQLEYWLIHGSNHLELDAVTRALSEFRDQLSREVAAPYRADSAGIPRTTDPQLVNGAAVADGGYGVGIPGQDPPTPEVGNLTWALHNVWLSYRHTMDRSILRDTLFPLLRKAVNYYLHFLAPGADGKLHLPATFSPEYGVSAPDCNYDLMLLRWGCRTLLDSARELGVRDPLTGRWEEVLARLTPYPVDENGYMIGAGVPFAKSHRHYSHMLAVYPLYEVTGSTDEERALIEKSLAHWVGFEGALQGYTFTGAASMSALLGKGEDALKYLGRLMSRFIQANTMYKESGPVIETPLSAAQSLHDMVCQSWGGTIRVFPALPAAWQELTVHDFRTQGAFLLSAVREGGRTRWVRLTSEAGAPCVVRHGIEGAIEVRDGHGRPLGHEELAGGSVRIPLRKGDSALITAAGDRPDLTVRPVTANEPAPSWGLPA; encoded by the coding sequence TTGCCCACAGCACCGGACCCCGCCTCCTCCCCCCGAACCGGTTCCCCGTCGCCCGCGCCCTCCCGCAGAACCGTTCTGGCCACCGGGACCGCACTCGGCGGCGCACTCGTGGCGGGCGGCGCGGCCGTCCCCGCCCAGGCCGCCGCCCCGGCCGCGGCCGCAGCGGCCCCTGTCGCGGTGTACTCCCCCGCCGACAGCTGGAACACCGTCCTCGACGACGCCGACCTGTACTGGCAGAAGCTGCCGAAGACCTGGTACGAGGGCCCGTACCTGGGCAACGGCCGGCTCGGCTCCGGCATCTACGCTGAGCCCGGCGCCGAGACCACGGCGATCCGGTTCAACGTCCAGCACTCCGAGGTCCAGGACCACCGCCCCGAGTACGGCTCGCTCTTCGGCCTGGCCCGGCTCCCGATCGGCCACTTCACCCTGGAGCCGGCCGGCACCATCACGGGCATCGACTGGCGGATGCGGCTGCGCACAGCCGAACTCCAGGGCACGGTCACCACCTCGGCCGGCACCCTCACGCTCCGCGCCTTCATCCAGTCCACCGGCGACGTCCTGGCCGTCGAGGTGACCCCGAGCGCGGGCGAGAGGGACTTCCGCTGGGTCTTCCACCCGGCCGAGGCGATCAGCCCCCGGGCCGCCTTCAAGCCGCTGCCCGACGGCTACACGGGCAATCCCCCGGCCGTCGTCGAACAGCACGGCGGCGCATCCGCGGCCGTGCAGTCGCTGCTCGGCGGCGGACAGCACGTCACCGCCTGGCGCGAGCGGGCGCGCGGCGCCAAACGCACCCTGTACGCGACCGTCGCTCATTCGCACCCGAGGAACACCGCCCGCGAGCGCGCGCTGCGTACCGTCACGGTCGCCTCGGCCCTTCCGTACACCCTGCTGTCCGCCCCGCACCGCGCCTGGTGGGACCGCTTCTACCGGAAGAGCTTCCTGTCCCTGCCCGATGCCCGGCTCCAGCGGTTCTACTGGATCCAGCTCTACAAAACGGCGTCGGCGGCGCGCAAGGACGCGCCCGTGATGGCCACCTCGGGCCCCTGGCTGGAGCCCACGCCCTGGCCCAACACCTGGTGGAACCTCAACGTCCAGCTGGAGTACTGGCTGATCCACGGCTCCAACCACCTGGAGCTCGACGCCGTCACCCGGGCCCTGAGCGAGTTCCGCGACCAGCTCTCCCGCGAGGTCGCCGCCCCCTACCGGGCGGACTCGGCGGGCATCCCCCGGACCACCGACCCGCAGCTGGTCAACGGCGCGGCCGTCGCCGACGGCGGTTACGGGGTCGGCATCCCCGGCCAGGACCCGCCCACCCCCGAGGTCGGCAACCTGACCTGGGCCCTGCACAACGTCTGGCTCTCCTACCGGCACACCATGGACCGGTCGATCCTGCGGGACACGCTGTTCCCGCTGCTGCGCAAGGCGGTCAACTACTACCTGCACTTCCTCGCCCCCGGCGCGGACGGCAAGCTGCACCTCCCGGCGACCTTCTCCCCGGAGTACGGCGTCAGCGCCCCCGACTGCAATTACGACCTGATGCTGCTGCGCTGGGGCTGCCGCACCCTGCTCGACTCGGCCCGGGAGCTGGGCGTCCGCGACCCGCTGACCGGCCGCTGGGAGGAGGTCCTGGCCAGGCTCACGCCGTACCCGGTCGACGAGAACGGCTACATGATCGGCGCCGGGGTGCCGTTCGCGAAGTCCCACCGCCATTACTCGCACATGCTCGCGGTCTACCCGCTGTACGAGGTCACCGGCTCCACCGACGAGGAACGCGCCCTGATCGAGAAGTCCCTCGCCCACTGGGTCGGCTTCGAGGGCGCGCTCCAGGGCTACACCTTCACCGGCGCCGCCTCCATGTCCGCGCTGCTCGGCAAGGGCGAGGACGCGCTGAAGTACCTGGGCCGGCTGATGAGCCGGTTCATCCAGGCCAACACCATGTACAAGGAGTCCGGCCCGGTCATCGAGACCCCGCTGTCGGCGGCCCAGTCGCTGCACGACATGGTCTGCCAGTCCTGGGGCGGCACCATCAGGGTCTTCCCCGCGCTGCCCGCCGCCTGGCAGGAACTGACCGTCCATGACTTCCGCACCCAGGGCGCCTTCCTGCTCAGTGCGGTGCGGGAAGGGGGCCGGACCCGCTGGGTGCGTCTGACGAGCGAGGCGGGCGCGCCCTGCGTCGTGCGGCACGGCATCGAGGGCGCGATCGAGGTCCGCGACGGGCACGGCCGCCCCCTGGGCCATGAGGAACTGGCCGGCGGATCGGTCCGCATCCCGCTCCGCAAGGGCGACTCGGCACTGATCACCGCGGCGGGCGACCGCCCGGACCTGACCGTCCGCCCGGTCACCGCGAACGAGCCGGCGCCGAGCTGGGGCCTGCCGGCCTGA